The region CAAACTTCAATCTTCACGAAAAGTGAAGTCCCTCAATTTAGGTCACTGCTTTGGTGTATGCTTCTGAGGATCCTTTGAGTTCAGAGCCTCGGTTTCTCCAGGGTGTCCAAACTGAACTTTcatgttaaaatttctagatGCTGATGCAGTCCGATTTCAGCACCTTCTTCTGCGTTATTTCCATTCAAGTGGAAAAGTTCCAGGGGGTCTGGTCTACTTTCACTGTTCCGACCCTACGCGGTAGACATAGATCGCACAGTGCTCGATACTAGAGAAAGAAGATGTTGTTTATTTCAAAGGAATAATTTCATGTTCCAACTTTTTTCTTCGACTCGTAATCGATACCACAGGAAGCCTGTAGGTACGCTTTAAGGAAATAATTACAGGCTCGAACTTCTTTCTGTTCTGGAACCTAATCGATGCAGTATTTGCACGTTTCAGAAAGAGCGTTCGAGAACGAGGacgtatattttattgtttcctGTTCTCTGTCGGTGAAATCGTACTCGTTTTAAACACGTGAACGATGGTCGACATTGATACGACGAGGAGTTCATTGGCGTATGTTTCTTTCGCTCTGTGAAATACTAAAAATACACAAGCTTGAAATCAAGCCAGTGTGCATCGTGGTTACTATGCAGAAGCTATTAATATTTAGCGGACATGCTTTAGCATTTCTATATTTGCGGAACGTTGTTCCCTGAAAATTCATTCTTGATAAAACAACACCGGCGGGGATAAATCTCAATCAAGAAGGCCCGAGTTCTGGGAAAGGAATATTTTTAGAAGACGTTGCACGGAATTTTCTTGCCGTTTCTTGTGCGTGCTGTGTACTGTAATCATTCGAGAGATTAGCGGTATCGAGAAGTCGATCTAGAATGGTCGAACACGTAGCGGTGAGCATGgttcatttttcttttaccgCGGGGATATTTTTAAAGTTGCGAACGCGATTATCACaaacgaaattaattttgccTCATTAGCATTGCGACACGAGAGTTTGGTATTTATCGAGCACCGACGCCATGCGATTTAACTACATTTTTTAACTTAACTTCGTATCTTATCGTTTCAAATGTATGCATGATTCATTCGTAAAGAGAGGTCATTTAAACTTGTATAAACAAACTAAAACGATATTATTCCTTGATAAGTGTATTATAGGTTTCTCACAGTTGGGAACGATaacttcgaaaaatattggcaTAACCAGCTTTTAATTAGTAATTAGTATACagctaaaataaatttataataatatgaattattCATCACTGTATATTTCTACACAAAAATATTGAGACTATATGATTAAACATGAGTTTATCATGATGCCGTTAATTAAACCTGGTGGAACGAAATATTCATATTAAATTGGGTTGCTCCAATACCGATTGTATAGTAATGAGGCGGAGACCCTACAGATTGAAACACGTATATGAAATGAAGCGGCAAGATGAATAAAATCGGAGTTTCGACAATTTGAAAATCGTTAAAATATTCCGACCATTTTGTAAACGATTGGGGAATGGTTGGCATGATACGTGGCAGGTGAACCACACAATGGAGGCCTAAAACGAGGTTCTGAATCTTGAATACTGGCTTCCCGAAGATGCAAATGAATTCGAATCACAATTCTGTATTGTCCCCAACCGTCGCGAGCCCGCTATCGATTTACGATCAAATCAGAACTGTTTCGACGCCTGTCTACAATTGAAGCTAAAGACCCGACCAATTCGATTAACCGTTGCACGGaccttcaaattttttatttgtcgcAACGTCCTCCTTTTCATGGAAAACGAAGGCtcgttttttaataaaaaattattcgcCCTTACCCCCTTCATGTTGCTCCGTAAAACTGAAGTAGAATACTGAACAGAGTATTTCATGAAatagttgaacaattttatattGTTCCGCTCTTTTGCGTTTGCTCTTTTATGCTTTGTACCTGTCCGTAATTAAAACTAGAGACATATATTTTTCATAACGTCCCCTGTCTAATAAAAGTTTGTTCGGCCTTTCCTTCTTTTATGTTGTATCGTAACAAATTAAATAGAACAATGAACAGAGTATTTCATAAAATAGTTGTATAATTTTATAGTGTTCTATTCTTTCGCTTTTCGTTTTGCATACGATTGCGAAGAATGCTTGCctgcttaacactaaacctaccacggtcaaaatgaccggttttatattttacaattattgaaactataaaaattcacatatggaaaatagtggaataaatttcttcgtcAAGCCAAGCATttgttatattgaaaattatggaCAATCTCCATTTTAGAGTTGCCATTTTAATGCCATTTTAAtgctgttaatgcttggtaggtttagtgttaataacgtAATGGTTTAATCATGAAAAGTTGAAAAGCGCGAAATATTGGACTAGTCGTCGGACTAGTTCGTTTTGTCGAAGGTTTCGCCAAGCTATACCTACTTTCTTATTCTTTCAAAATTACTTGCGTCGTAACACGCGTTAACCGTTCACATTATGATTGCCCACACTTTCATGAACACTTATAAGACATTTAGAGGCAGCTGTTTTGTTCATAAGGCAACCATACCTGCCCCTCATACAGCAGTCAATCATCGAGTTCACTTGAAAAAGAAGTTCGCTTCTTATTGCATCCGTATTATTCATTTCGATTAAAAACTATATACGTAAAGTCAAAACTACATTTCAAGAGGTTCGAGAAAAATTGTGTTGCCTATGAACAAATAAATTTCCTCTGACAACGTGAATTTCCACTTAATTTCTAATTTGGTTAGTCATTAAATCTATAGTAATACCGCGCTTAACGAGGCGAATGCGTTCCAAGAAATTGGACAGTTACGAGAAATTTGTCAgaggtaaaaataaaatacttagTTTGAAACTGACTTAAATTAATCCTTGAAAATTTATGTTATACTAattgtttccattttttttttctctttactcAATAATTTTGTCTAGGGGTTATTTGTAATGCTCATTTAAATTATTCAATTAATAATTGGAATCTGGCATGAATTTCATCCCCTGTTCACCAACATTTTGAATGATTGTATATTTTGCAATACCGCCGCCTTATACGTTTCATAATCGAGACACATTTTGTATCTGTTTTAATTGGATATAAGTCAATAGTATTGTTCTATCATCCTCTTTATtctttactaaaattattaaaagaaaaactttCATTTAGCTTCTGTACTTTAAAATGAACTGaggcaattttgatttttcataaaattctaCGGTCCAGTTATAAGATTTTCAGAATATAATACTGCCAGCATTAGTTTTATCCAGGATGTACCAAGTGCAGTATCAAGTATCAAACATAATACATGCACTCCACTTGGTACACTCTGGATAATGCTAATGCTAACAGAACTACGTACATCTTTCAAAGTCCCTAActcagagctgctcaacatgtcTATTAGCGGGcacaagggcgcccgccgatgcccgtgggcaaagctacgggcaggtgacttagcggagtgggggtaggccatcgcacagccgtagctggcaacgtagctgtgacaatgcgcgTGACACTACATGCAGCCttacccgcaggggcgtggcttcgtgcccgccgttctgtgtgtGCCCAGGGCAAGAAGGCTAACTAGACtgtagatctttatgcgaaataaaaattacctACATCAATTGCAGGATACGGGAGCTACATGGACATTTATTTATTCCTTAATCTTAATCAATCATTAATAAATAAGAGCTACACAAATCTGATCATTCACCAAAATTTTTTGAATCCTTCAAACTTATGTCACAACATTTGAAACATTTCCGGTTAAAAATGCCGAGTCTTCAAGATGTTTGACCGTTTCAAGACCTTTTCAGGACACCGTGTAAATTCTGGTCTCCTGTATTTATTAGAATTCTttatttgtttaagcaaatattACCTGTAGCATGAATTTGTCGGATGTTCCAGGTTCCTGAGCATCGGAGGCAAGCCAGTAGAAACGATCGAGCGCGCGCGAGACGGCACAGCGTGCGCATACAGCGCCTACCACAGCACGAAGGGTATATCAGCGAGTGCGCGTGGTCATCGGGAAGAATTGTCGATCATCATGCAGGTGTTGGGTTCCGGTTACCTGTCGACCTGCCTGCAAATCAAATATTATCGTCAGGATGACCAGAGCCATTGCGAATGGGGTGCGAGACTGCACTGCATCGAGCTGGATTGCTCGAGCATCGAGGGTAGATTGGTCACGGTCGAGGGCTGGAGGAAGCTCGACAAAGAGTCCTAGCAGTCGGTTGGCGTCAACGTCATGAAAGCCATCACCTAGGGAAGCATGGCTGACAATTTGCGTTAATTTGTAAGATCAATGTTTTCTCGTAATTACAATTGGCTGGTCCGCGGCGATGGCGGGTCGTTCGCCGATCGAACGCAGAAGCTGTTTCGAAGCAGGATTTTCAAGTGGTCGTCGCGTGACGAAGAGTATAACTAGTTTGCCGACAGTTCGGGACCGCGCCACGGTTCTCTCGCGTGTAGACGGAAGAAATTGCTCGTCCGATCGTTTTATAAAGAGAGAAAACCGAGAGGAGTCTTTTAGCGGAGTATTGACCGTTCCTCTCGCGGCGAGGAACGAATCATGAAACATTCGGGGATAGGGTTGAACCTGTACGAAAGAACGGTGGACCCGTTTTatcaacatatatatatatgatatatataATCGAAAATGCAATTTCACACTCCTATTTTTCTATCTCGGAGAATACATTTGTATATATACATGTACGCGTACGAGAACTGTAAATGTATATACAACGCTGTTGTTATGAATTGATA is a window of Halictus rubicundus isolate RS-2024b chromosome 4, iyHalRubi1_principal, whole genome shotgun sequence DNA encoding:
- the LOC143353383 gene encoding CB1 cannabinoid receptor-interacting protein 1; translated protein: MGADEHFRVTLSLRREPDAGPVYCKMETSARFRQLKTVKLSCEATYRLDISFKPPQLLEFLSIGGKPVETIERARDGTACAYSAYHSTKGISASARGHREELSIIMQVLGSGYLSTCLQIKYYRQDDQSHCEWGARLHCIELDCSSIEGRLVTVEGWRKLDKES